From a region of the Streptococcus ruminantium genome:
- the prmC gene encoding peptide chain release factor N(5)-glutamine methyltransferase has protein sequence MNYAQLFADYEKQLVAIGEEAESLSFAYRSLKNLDFTDFLFMLRQEVTPTDRKLIDQIYHQLALHRPAQYIIGRSDFHGLRFAVDERVLIPRPETEELVELILLENSRANLRVLDIGTGSGAIAISLAKARPDWEVVAVDISSDALEVAVENAASNQVSVQFLHSDLFQAVSGNFDIIVSNPPYISPNDKDEVGTNVLASEPHLALFAEEDGLVIYRKIVEQARQFLKDNGKIYFEIGYKQGQSVADLLALHFPEKRVRVLKDQFGQDRKVVADDNRYYSSYY, from the coding sequence ATGAACTATGCGCAATTATTTGCTGACTATGAAAAACAGCTAGTAGCCATCGGTGAAGAAGCAGAAAGTTTATCCTTCGCTTATCGTAGCTTGAAAAATCTTGATTTTACAGATTTTCTCTTCATGCTTCGTCAGGAAGTGACTCCCACTGACCGCAAACTCATTGACCAGATTTACCATCAGCTTGCCCTTCACCGACCAGCTCAGTACATCATCGGCAGATCTGATTTCCACGGACTCAGATTTGCTGTAGATGAGCGAGTTTTGATTCCCAGACCAGAAACTGAGGAGTTGGTTGAGTTGATTTTGCTGGAAAATAGCAGAGCAAATTTACGAGTTTTGGATATAGGAACAGGCAGCGGTGCAATTGCAATTTCGCTTGCTAAAGCTAGACCTGATTGGGAAGTGGTTGCAGTCGATATTTCGTCTGATGCCTTAGAAGTAGCCGTAGAAAATGCAGCAAGCAATCAAGTTTCTGTTCAGTTTCTACACTCAGACCTTTTCCAAGCAGTTTCGGGTAATTTTGATATTATTGTTTCCAATCCTCCCTATATTTCACCAAATGATAAAGATGAGGTCGGTACTAACGTACTCGCATCAGAGCCTCATTTAGCTTTATTTGCGGAGGAAGATGGCCTAGTTATTTATAGAAAAATTGTAGAGCAGGCAAGACAATTTTTGAAGGATAATGGAAAAATATACTTTGAAATTGGCTATAAGCAAGGGCAGTCTGTTGCTGATTTATTAGCGTTGCATTTCCCTGAAAAACGAGTCCGAGTTCTCAAAGACCAGTTTGGTCAGGATAGGAAGGTCGTAGCAGATGACAATAGATACTATTCGAGCTATTATTGA
- a CDS encoding DUF6287 domain-containing protein: MKKKYPLALLGLFTLIVFPACHMGKEKTTRSSSNTEHQSTSSSISSTVPRELSLLSMDIDALMQGNYDSILGTWQNSKGETLVFNSKGLVDENRNLLGRGKITDGIFETGYVDSSVGEVDLLMIPKGTTLSSSFLASGVAAPTDASRDRIVAKNGLLGADADAFYRLSNSANSGIDPLKNTETGVQLESGPKTVDYANRILGKNNWRVTEGNYTRTESIPYNVLEGNDNTRYTVYQNGVIVNAGYQIIYQP, encoded by the coding sequence ATGAAGAAAAAATATCCTCTGGCATTACTGGGACTCTTTACTCTTATCGTTTTTCCTGCTTGTCACATGGGAAAAGAAAAGACAACAAGAAGTTCATCAAACACTGAACATCAGTCAACTAGTTCAAGTATTTCATCCACTGTACCCAGAGAGTTATCACTACTTTCTATGGATATTGATGCACTAATGCAGGGGAATTATGACAGCATTCTCGGTACTTGGCAGAATAGTAAAGGGGAAACCTTGGTATTTAATAGCAAAGGTTTAGTTGATGAGAATCGTAATCTTTTAGGTCGTGGAAAAATAACGGATGGGATTTTTGAAACTGGCTATGTTGATTCAAGCGTTGGAGAAGTTGACCTTCTTATGATTCCCAAAGGTACCACATTGAGTTCTTCTTTCCTTGCAAGTGGAGTGGCAGCCCCAACAGATGCTTCCCGTGATAGAATTGTGGCCAAAAATGGATTGTTAGGCGCTGATGCAGATGCCTTTTATCGTCTATCGAATTCAGCTAATAGCGGTATAGATCCACTAAAAAATACTGAAACAGGTGTTCAATTAGAGAGTGGTCCCAAAACAGTTGATTACGCAAATAGGATTTTAGGCAAGAACAATTGGAGGGTAACCGAAGGGAATTATACACGAACGGAGTCTATACCTTACAATGTTTTGGAAGGAAACGATAACACCCGTTACACAGTTTATCAAAACGGAGTGATTGTTAATGCTGGTTACCAGATTATCTATCAACCTTAA
- a CDS encoding nucleoid-associated protein translates to MDIFVKKALIHQFSSDDTELVLADQLLTVTPKIEEYLRKKIERVFSDEAKTGQFEANHPFLDYLKGDLLTNSVKIANLWKEEFSISENLKTNDLIFITFEKNGIEHFAFLRISLRESLAHVGAESGSPIKITQNNLPGAGTAPDEALIVNLQTYRYHLIEKRIKHNGAFLNYFSDNLLQVTPAISAKKSIKAVEQTAQKIADSFHQDDFQFQSKVKSAIFNNLEEGNELSPEKLADQLFDTNLTARLNFVDQLKEVIPDKVSFDEIDKTRQLKKFENQKLSLSNGIELIVPNAIYEDAEAVEFIQNDNGTYSILIKNIEDIKSK, encoded by the coding sequence ATGGATATATTTGTAAAAAAAGCCCTAATACATCAATTTAGTTCTGATGATACTGAGCTGGTCCTTGCCGACCAGCTTTTGACTGTTACTCCTAAAATAGAAGAATATTTGCGTAAGAAAATTGAGCGTGTCTTTTCTGATGAAGCTAAGACAGGACAATTTGAAGCAAACCATCCTTTTCTGGATTATTTGAAAGGAGATTTACTAACCAATTCTGTCAAGATTGCAAATCTCTGGAAGGAAGAATTTTCGATCTCTGAAAACCTCAAAACCAATGACCTCATATTCATCACTTTTGAGAAAAATGGTATCGAACATTTTGCATTCTTAAGAATTTCTTTACGTGAAAGTCTGGCTCATGTAGGAGCAGAGAGCGGGAGTCCTATAAAAATTACACAGAATAACTTGCCAGGAGCAGGAACCGCACCAGATGAGGCCTTAATTGTCAATCTTCAGACATACAGGTACCATCTGATTGAGAAACGAATCAAACACAACGGTGCCTTTCTCAATTACTTTTCAGATAATCTTCTGCAGGTCACACCAGCTATTTCCGCTAAAAAATCAATTAAAGCTGTCGAACAAACTGCTCAGAAAATTGCAGATAGTTTTCATCAAGATGATTTCCAATTTCAATCCAAGGTAAAATCAGCTATTTTTAACAATTTGGAAGAAGGTAACGAATTATCACCAGAGAAATTAGCAGATCAGTTGTTCGATACCAACTTAACTGCGCGTCTGAATTTTGTTGATCAGCTGAAAGAAGTCATCCCAGACAAGGTGTCTTTTGATGAGATTGATAAGACCCGCCAGCTCAAAAAGTTTGAAAATCAAAAGTTGTCTTTATCAAATGGCATTGAACTGATTGTACCAAATGCTATCTATGAAGATGCGGAAGCGGTCGAATTTATTCAAAATGATAATGGAACTTATTCCATCCTTATCAAAAATATTGAAGATATAAAGAGTAAGTAA
- a CDS encoding GNAT family N-acetyltransferase translates to MIRSLKQTDLSAIRAINAVSLGYDVSLEKTERQFQRCSNAGGHFFLVYENEADQGVLGYIHAQVYESLYSETGLNILGLAVLPNFQGQGIGSALLEATEKLAKENGYTFIRLNSADHRKQAHHFYEQHGYISDKLQKRFIKTL, encoded by the coding sequence ATGATTCGATCACTAAAACAAACAGATTTATCAGCTATAAGGGCCATTAATGCTGTTTCCTTAGGATATGACGTTTCCTTGGAAAAAACAGAAAGGCAATTTCAACGTTGTTCCAATGCTGGGGGACACTTCTTCCTCGTTTATGAAAATGAGGCAGACCAAGGAGTGCTGGGTTACATCCATGCTCAAGTTTACGAAAGTCTCTATTCTGAAACTGGATTGAATATCCTTGGTTTAGCTGTTTTACCCAATTTTCAAGGACAAGGAATTGGTTCAGCTTTGTTAGAAGCTACCGAGAAGTTAGCTAAAGAAAATGGATATACTTTTATTCGCCTGAATTCAGCCGACCATCGCAAACAAGCCCATCATTTCTACGAACAGCATGGCTATATATCAGATAAGCTGCAGAAGCGTTTTATTAAAACTCTATAA
- a CDS encoding lysozyme family protein, whose product MKKLIKILMLLLLIFLGYKCFQTYRTVKQVMTYQPMVREILAENDTSANEELILAMIYTETKGREVDVMQSSESASGSANTITDSKESIRQGIVYLTEKLRLAEEKGVGVWTAVQAYNFGPAYIDYIAKHGGEHTLALAEEYSKNVVAPSLGNTTQETYTYYHPIALLNGGKLYVNGGNIYYARQVRFNMHLMRFINLF is encoded by the coding sequence ATGAAAAAATTGATAAAAATACTAATGCTTCTTTTACTAATCTTTCTTGGCTATAAATGTTTTCAAACGTATCGTACAGTCAAGCAAGTTATGACTTATCAACCTATGGTTCGAGAAATATTAGCGGAAAATGACACATCAGCCAATGAAGAGCTCATTTTAGCAATGATTTATACAGAAACCAAAGGACGAGAAGTTGATGTCATGCAGTCCAGCGAATCGGCAAGCGGTTCTGCCAATACCATTACAGATAGTAAAGAAAGTATCCGTCAAGGAATAGTCTATCTTACCGAAAAACTACGATTAGCAGAGGAAAAAGGTGTAGGAGTCTGGACCGCTGTACAAGCCTATAATTTCGGTCCTGCCTATATTGATTATATTGCTAAACATGGTGGCGAGCATACTCTTGCCTTAGCAGAAGAATATTCAAAAAACGTGGTGGCACCAAGTCTAGGCAATACTACACAGGAAACCTATACCTACTACCACCCAATCGCCTTGCTGAATGGTGGAAAACTATATGTAAATGGCGGAAACATCTACTATGCACGGCAAGTTCGCTTTAATATGCATTTAATGCGATTCATAAATCTATTTTAA
- a CDS encoding thymidine kinase — MAQLYYKYGTMNSGKTIEILKVAHNYEEQGKPVVIMTSALDTRDAFGVVSSRIGMRREAVAIDDEMDIFGFIKKMETRPYCVLIDEAQFLRRHHVYALARVVDELDVPVMAFGLKNDFRNELFEGSKYLLLLADKLDEIKTICQYCSKKATMVLRTQDGKPTYEGEQIQIGGNETYIPVCRKHYFSPEI; from the coding sequence GTGGCACAATTATATTATAAATACGGCACAATGAACTCTGGTAAAACCATCGAGATTTTGAAAGTTGCACACAATTATGAAGAACAAGGAAAGCCTGTTGTCATTATGACATCAGCCTTGGATACTCGTGATGCCTTTGGTGTCGTCTCCAGTCGGATCGGTATGCGTAGAGAAGCAGTAGCGATTGATGATGAAATGGATATTTTTGGTTTTATCAAAAAAATGGAAACACGTCCCTATTGCGTCTTGATTGATGAAGCTCAATTTCTCCGACGTCATCATGTTTATGCTCTCGCACGTGTCGTAGATGAATTGGATGTGCCTGTCATGGCCTTCGGTCTTAAAAATGACTTTCGAAACGAATTATTTGAAGGTTCCAAATACCTGCTTTTATTGGCCGATAAGTTGGATGAGATTAAAACAATCTGTCAGTATTGCTCCAAAAAGGCAACCATGGTCTTGCGGACTCAAGATGGGAAACCAACCTACGAGGGAGAACAAATTCAGATTGGTGGTAATGAAACCTATATTCCTGTTTGCCGCAAGCACTACTTCTCACCCGAGATATGA
- the prfA gene encoding peptide chain release factor 1, with amino-acid sequence MNIYDQLQAVEDRYEELGELLSDPDVVSDTKRFMDLSKEEAATRDTVTAYREYKVVLQNIVDAEEMIKESSGDTDLEEMAKEELKQAKADKETYEEKLKILLLPKDPNDDKNIILEIRGAAGGDEAALFAGDLLTMYQKYAESQGWRFEVMEASYNGVGGIKEVVAMVSGQSVYSKLKYESGAHRVQRVPVTESQGRVHTSTATVLIMPEVEEVEYDIDPKDLRVDIYHASGAGGQNVNKVATAVRIVHLPTNIKVEMQEERTQQKNRDKAMKIIRARVADHFAQIAQNEQDAERKSTIGTGDRSERIRTYNFPQNRVTDHRIGLTLQKLDTILSGKMDEVVDALVLYDQTKKLEELSK; translated from the coding sequence ATGAATATTTATGATCAATTACAGGCGGTTGAAGACCGCTATGAGGAACTTGGAGAATTGCTTTCTGATCCGGATGTGGTCAGCGATACCAAGCGTTTTATGGATTTGTCAAAAGAAGAAGCAGCAACTCGTGATACAGTCACAGCTTATCGTGAATACAAGGTTGTTCTGCAAAATATAGTGGATGCTGAGGAGATGATTAAAGAATCTTCTGGCGACACAGATTTGGAAGAGATGGCTAAGGAAGAACTCAAACAAGCCAAGGCTGACAAAGAAACCTACGAGGAAAAACTTAAAATTCTTCTTCTACCCAAAGACCCAAATGATGACAAGAATATCATCTTGGAAATTCGTGGAGCAGCCGGCGGTGATGAGGCTGCCCTCTTTGCCGGAGATCTTCTGACCATGTATCAAAAATATGCAGAAAGTCAAGGTTGGCGTTTTGAAGTCATGGAGGCTTCATATAATGGTGTCGGTGGTATCAAAGAAGTAGTCGCCATGGTATCTGGTCAATCCGTCTACTCAAAACTTAAATATGAATCAGGTGCCCACCGTGTGCAACGTGTTCCCGTGACAGAGAGTCAGGGGCGTGTTCATACCTCGACAGCAACTGTGCTTATCATGCCAGAAGTAGAAGAAGTAGAGTATGATATTGATCCTAAAGACCTTCGTGTTGACATCTACCATGCCTCTGGTGCTGGTGGACAGAACGTCAACAAGGTTGCCACAGCTGTTCGTATCGTTCACCTACCAACTAACATCAAGGTTGAAATGCAGGAAGAACGGACACAACAAAAAAACCGTGACAAGGCTATGAAAATTATCCGTGCACGTGTAGCTGATCATTTTGCGCAAATCGCACAGAATGAACAAGATGCTGAAAGAAAGTCAACCATCGGAACAGGAGATCGCTCTGAGCGTATTCGTACCTACAACTTCCCACAAAACCGCGTGACAGACCATCGTATCGGCTTGACTCTACAAAAATTAGATACCATCTTGTCTGGCAAGATGGACGAGGTTGTTGATGCCCTTGTTCTTTACGATCAGACGAAAAAACTAGAAGAACTTAGCAAATAA
- the glyA gene encoding serine hydroxymethyltransferase — translation MIFDTVDYKDFDKEVWDAIKAEEARQQNNIELIASENVVSKAVMAAQGSILTNKYAEGYPGRRYYGGTECVDVVESLAIERAKEIFGAKFANVQPHSGSQANCAAYMALIEPGDTVMGMDLAAGGHLTHGASVSFSGQTYNFVAYNVDEETGLLDYDAILEQAKEVQPKLIVAGASAYSRIIDFAKFRKIADSVGAKLMVDMAHIAGLVAAGLHPSPIPHAHIVTTTTHKTLRGPRGGLILTNDEEIIKKINSAIFPGIQGGPLEHVIAAKAVAFKEVLDPSFKYYAQKVIDNSKAMAEVFLANPNFKVITGGTDNHLFLVDVTKVVENGKVAQHLLDEVNITLNKNSIPYEKLSPFKTSGIRIGSAAITARGFGIEEARKVAHLTIKALENADNEVVLEEIRQEVRALTEQFPLYEGL, via the coding sequence ATGATTTTTGATACAGTTGATTACAAAGACTTTGATAAAGAAGTATGGGATGCAATTAAGGCAGAAGAAGCTCGTCAACAAAATAACATCGAACTGATTGCTTCTGAAAACGTTGTTTCTAAAGCTGTCATGGCTGCCCAAGGATCTATCTTGACCAACAAGTATGCTGAAGGCTATCCGGGCCGTCGCTACTATGGCGGTACCGAGTGCGTAGATGTTGTTGAAAGTTTAGCGATTGAGCGTGCAAAGGAAATCTTTGGTGCTAAGTTTGCTAACGTTCAACCCCACTCAGGAAGTCAAGCCAACTGTGCAGCTTATATGGCTTTGATTGAGCCTGGAGATACTGTTATGGGAATGGATTTGGCTGCAGGTGGACATTTAACTCACGGTGCTTCTGTTAGTTTCTCAGGGCAAACCTATAACTTTGTGGCTTATAATGTTGATGAAGAAACGGGCCTCTTGGATTATGATGCTATTTTGGAGCAAGCGAAAGAAGTTCAGCCAAAATTGATTGTTGCTGGTGCTTCAGCTTATTCCCGTATTATTGATTTTGCTAAATTCCGTAAGATTGCTGATAGTGTAGGAGCAAAATTGATGGTTGACATGGCCCATATTGCTGGTCTTGTGGCAGCAGGGCTTCATCCAAGTCCAATTCCGCATGCACATATCGTTACTACAACAACTCATAAAACTCTACGTGGTCCTCGCGGTGGTTTGATCTTGACAAATGATGAAGAAATCATAAAAAAAATCAATTCAGCCATCTTCCCTGGTATTCAAGGTGGCCCGCTAGAGCACGTCATCGCTGCCAAAGCAGTTGCATTTAAAGAGGTATTGGATCCTTCCTTTAAATATTATGCTCAAAAAGTCATAGATAATAGTAAGGCTATGGCAGAAGTTTTTCTTGCTAATCCGAATTTTAAAGTCATCACAGGTGGAACGGATAACCATCTTTTCCTTGTTGATGTTACCAAAGTTGTTGAAAATGGTAAAGTTGCCCAACATCTTTTGGATGAAGTAAATATTACTCTAAATAAAAACTCAATCCCTTACGAGAAATTATCACCGTTCAAAACCAGCGGCATTCGGATTGGCTCAGCAGCCATCACTGCTCGTGGTTTTGGTATTGAAGAGGCTCGTAAGGTTGCCCACTTAACTATCAAAGCACTTGAAAATGCTGATAATGAAGTAGTTCTTGAGGAAATTCGTCAGGAAGTTCGTGCTTTGACGGAACAATTCCCTCTATACGAAGGTTTATAA
- a CDS encoding BglG family transcription antiterminator codes for MDNRTIAVIIELFANKEMSLYELSVQTGVDKENVLVGLREVNELLEREGYEPIYFKGGLYQVPETLLSYQREIFEWLRSHEIYLSQEERQMLLYLYTFIRKEFVSNNHFQDLLGVSRNTVLADIKAVRNVCSRFDIFLAYTRSDGYHLIGQEENKHRLALYAISSCLRSSVGIWAMDYLLRAWQEKNHITNLKQISQHLCHFYQLSALEDRLDEFLYFLQYLSIRKKRVDKDITDIVSPFPQDIVRELWRGLETHQELSESWVAYLTHLLQGCLEGQISGENDFFHRLTLEIVDEMERLSLIEFKHRKELIQGLERHLIPAYARLTSRLVNVNAYTNVVKKEHKDLFEIVKKALRPLENHLGFDVPDSEVSYFVIHFGGYIEAATDRSFHYRALVVCPNGVSSSLIVKEHLKQLFPNICFSDLHSLAYLEGAIEDNYDMIFSTIKLETQRPFFLVPTLMTLAQKRELFHLVSEQFVNAGYVPIEIERLLSIISRYATVHREPALKYELVQFLNERIPNGRERSPMLAELITVDTYRYTEQKLSWMEAISLAAQPLVEQGKVEERYIDAMIDKVKNLGPFIDLGKGVAIPHARPEDGVKEVGMSMLSLKYPIHLLDDPTHEISLLICIAAVDNHTHLRALSHLTAILRETTTIQQLTDSKEFIEIADLLKEER; via the coding sequence ATGGATAATCGTACCATTGCTGTTATCATAGAGTTATTTGCTAATAAAGAAATGAGTCTTTATGAATTAAGTGTTCAGACAGGAGTTGATAAGGAAAATGTATTGGTTGGCTTACGAGAAGTAAACGAACTTTTAGAGCGAGAAGGATATGAACCCATCTATTTTAAAGGGGGACTATATCAAGTTCCCGAAACACTTTTATCGTACCAGCGAGAGATTTTTGAATGGTTGCGGAGCCACGAGATTTATTTGTCGCAAGAGGAGCGACAAATGCTTCTTTACCTTTATACCTTCATCCGAAAAGAATTTGTTTCCAATAATCATTTTCAAGATTTGTTGGGGGTTAGTCGCAACACTGTTCTAGCTGATATTAAAGCTGTGCGAAATGTTTGCAGTCGCTTTGATATTTTTCTTGCCTATACTCGATCGGACGGCTACCATTTAATCGGACAGGAAGAAAATAAACATCGTCTAGCACTTTATGCAATTAGTAGTTGCTTACGATCTTCCGTTGGGATATGGGCTATGGACTATCTTCTCAGGGCTTGGCAGGAAAAAAATCACATTACAAATCTCAAACAGATTAGTCAGCACCTTTGTCATTTTTACCAGTTGTCAGCCTTGGAAGACCGCCTGGATGAGTTTCTCTATTTCCTTCAATATCTTTCTATCCGCAAAAAACGAGTAGACAAGGATATTACAGACATAGTTTCACCCTTCCCTCAGGATATTGTGCGTGAACTGTGGAGGGGATTAGAGACGCATCAGGAGTTGTCAGAATCTTGGGTTGCTTATCTAACCCATCTATTACAGGGATGTTTAGAGGGACAAATTAGTGGTGAAAATGATTTCTTCCATCGATTAACATTGGAAATTGTTGATGAAATGGAACGTTTGTCTTTGATTGAATTTAAGCATCGCAAGGAGTTAATCCAAGGACTGGAGAGACATTTAATACCGGCCTATGCACGTTTGACATCACGTTTAGTCAATGTAAATGCTTATACCAATGTGGTAAAAAAAGAACACAAGGATTTATTCGAAATTGTTAAGAAGGCTTTACGACCTTTAGAAAATCATTTAGGATTTGATGTTCCAGACAGTGAAGTATCTTACTTCGTTATCCATTTTGGAGGATATATAGAAGCCGCTACAGACCGGTCGTTTCATTATCGAGCCTTGGTGGTCTGTCCTAATGGAGTAAGTTCATCCTTGATTGTGAAAGAGCATCTTAAACAACTTTTTCCTAATATTTGCTTCTCAGACCTACATTCTTTAGCCTATCTTGAAGGAGCCATTGAAGACAACTATGATATGATTTTTTCAACAATTAAGTTGGAGACACAACGTCCTTTTTTCTTAGTTCCTACTCTAATGACTTTGGCACAAAAGCGGGAGCTCTTTCATTTAGTCAGTGAACAATTTGTTAACGCTGGCTATGTTCCTATCGAGATTGAGCGATTGCTTAGCATTATCAGTAGGTACGCCACTGTTCATCGCGAGCCAGCTCTAAAGTATGAACTTGTACAATTTTTAAATGAAAGAATACCTAATGGAAGGGAGAGGAGTCCGATGTTAGCTGAATTGATTACGGTAGACACCTACCGTTACACAGAACAAAAGTTGTCTTGGATGGAAGCTATTTCGTTAGCTGCACAACCTCTGGTTGAGCAGGGAAAAGTCGAAGAACGATATATTGATGCCATGATTGATAAGGTAAAAAATTTAGGACCATTTATTGATTTAGGAAAAGGAGTAGCAATCCCTCATGCACGTCCAGAAGATGGTGTTAAGGAAGTCGGCATGTCTATGCTGAGCCTAAAATATCCCATCCACCTATTAGACGATCCTACTCATGAGATTAGCTTGCTGATTTGCATTGCGGCAGTAGATAATCACACCCATCTGCGAGCTTTGTCACATTTGACAGCTATATTAAGAGAAACAACAACTATTCAACAACTTACTGACTCAAAAGAGTTCATTGAGATTGCAGATTTATTAAAGGAGGAACGGTAA
- a CDS encoding L-threonylcarbamoyladenylate synthase, with amino-acid sequence MTIDTIRAIIESGGAVVLPTETVYGLFAQALNEEAVNHVYRLKRRPRDKAMNLNVSSLEEMQYFSQNPPNFLEKVYNRFMPGPLTIILKANKNVPFWVNSGLNTVGFRIPSHEKTLRLISETGPLIGPSANISGEESGTKFAFLMTQFPEQLAGIEDDQALTGMDSTILDLSGQKARILRQGAISREAIETAIPEIKFED; translated from the coding sequence ATGACAATAGATACTATTCGAGCTATTATTGAAAGTGGAGGCGCGGTTGTTCTCCCCACCGAGACAGTCTATGGTCTCTTCGCTCAAGCCTTGAACGAAGAAGCAGTTAATCATGTTTATCGTCTAAAACGGCGTCCTAGGGACAAGGCAATGAACTTAAATGTTTCCAGCTTAGAAGAGATGCAATATTTTAGTCAAAATCCACCCAATTTTTTAGAAAAAGTGTATAATAGATTTATGCCTGGTCCCTTAACGATTATATTGAAAGCAAATAAAAACGTTCCTTTTTGGGTTAATTCAGGGCTAAATACTGTTGGTTTTCGCATTCCTAGCCATGAAAAAACCTTACGTTTGATTTCAGAAACTGGCCCTTTAATTGGACCATCTGCCAATATTTCTGGAGAAGAAAGTGGCACAAAGTTCGCCTTTCTGATGACTCAGTTTCCAGAGCAGTTAGCAGGAATAGAAGATGATCAAGCTCTGACAGGTATGGATTCAACTATTTTAGACTTATCCGGACAGAAAGCTCGTATTCTTCGTCAAGGCGCTATTAGTCGTGAGGCAATTGAGACAGCTATTCCTGAAATAAAATTCGAGGACTAA
- a CDS encoding SDR family NAD(P)-dependent oxidoreductase gives MKRNVLITGASSGIGKAIAYAFAKDGDNVIITGRRLDKLEAIKRDIENKYGVQVYIYSFDVTDIEQVILHCQSILQKVGQIHILVNNAGLALGLDKFQDYDLTDMMVMIDTNIKGLLAVTHQLLPQMVMYNDGQIINIGSTAGIYAYAGAAVYAATKSAVKVLSDGIRIDTIDKQIKVTTIQPGIVETDFSQVRFHGDKARAATVYKGIEALQAEDIANCTLFVANQPKHVQISDMTIMATKQATGFTIHRE, from the coding sequence ATGAAACGAAATGTGTTGATTACAGGTGCAAGCAGTGGGATTGGTAAAGCGATTGCTTATGCTTTTGCTAAAGATGGTGATAATGTTATCATCACGGGGCGCAGACTTGACAAATTGGAAGCGATTAAACGAGATATTGAAAATAAGTACGGTGTTCAGGTCTATATTTATTCTTTTGATGTGACAGATATAGAGCAGGTTATCCTACATTGTCAGAGTATTTTACAGAAAGTAGGTCAGATTCATATTTTGGTTAACAACGCTGGTCTAGCTCTGGGATTGGATAAGTTCCAAGATTATGATTTGACGGATATGATGGTTATGATCGACACTAATATAAAGGGCTTGCTTGCTGTTACGCATCAGTTATTGCCCCAAATGGTTATGTATAACGATGGACAAATCATCAATATCGGATCAACAGCAGGAATCTATGCCTACGCAGGAGCGGCAGTTTATGCTGCAACAAAGTCAGCTGTAAAAGTCCTATCAGATGGCATTCGCATTGATACAATTGATAAGCAAATTAAGGTCACTACCATACAACCCGGTATTGTAGAAACAGATTTCAGTCAGGTTCGTTTCCATGGTGATAAAGCAAGGGCAGCTACTGTTTATAAGGGAATCGAAGCGCTACAAGCGGAAGATATTGCTAACTGCACTCTATTTGTTGCCAATCAACCCAAGCATGTACAGATTTCAGATATGACTATCATGGCGACGAAGCAGGCTACTGGTTTTACGATTCATAGGGAATAA